A genomic stretch from Thalassophryne amazonica chromosome 18, fThaAma1.1, whole genome shotgun sequence includes:
- the c18h8orf33 gene encoding UPF0488 protein C8orf33 homolog, with translation MSKKKLLFSNRSTEAEDRTKNTLWTRSDNTFKFNFFPDNHRPSSSSGNPPVVQPTGSQADFTGQASAFAFNFQIPPDDDVKMTSDASSHLNSQRCDTDEKPLDQQQVSSTTASKTKKKKKSGKKNESKEPQSSTDQGGEDTVLNAEEQLKRQLDWCIEQLEMGLRTQKGTPKQKEETSRALKTLRSSKAPLAKKRQVMRVTMGDYRSKMEEEKSKQFKLIQSEVASAQVKSVPSSSMKSAFHRKTEGKSQPTVTEEKLAASPPEEMAAFVFTPSKEPFHFSFL, from the exons ATGAGCAAGAAAAAGCTGCTGTTT TCAAACAGGTCCACTGAAGCTGAGGACAGAACCAAAAACACTCTTTGGACACGCAGTGACAACACCTTCAAGTTTAACTTCTTCCCTGACAACCACCGACCATCTTCATCAAGCGGGAACCCTCCAGTGGTCCAGCCAACAGGAAGTCAGGCAGACTTTACAGGACAAGCATCTGCTTTTGCCTTCAACTTCCAAATCCCCCCTGACGATGATGTGAAGATGACCTCAGATGCCTCGTCTCACCTGAACAGCCAGCGCTGTGACACAGACGAAAAGCCTCTGGATCAGCAGCAAGTTAGCTCCACAACtgcatcaaaaacaaaaaagaagaagaagtcagGCAAGAAAAATGAGTCTAAGGAACCTCAAAGTTCCACAGATCAAGGCGGTGAAGACACGGTGCTG AATGCAGAAGAACAGCTGAAAAGGCAGCTTGACTGGTGCATCGAACAGCTGGAAATGGGATTAAGGACACAAAAAGGAACACCAAAACAAA AGGAGGAGACGAGTCGTGCCCTGAAGACTCTGCGGAGCTCCAAAGCTCCTCTGGCCAAGAAGAGGCAGGTGATGCGAGTCACGATGGGCGACTACAGGAGCAAAATGGAAGAGGAGAAGAGCAAACAGTTCAAACTGATTCAGAGTG AAGTTGCATCAGCTCAGGTCAAATCCGTGCCAAGTTCCTCAATGAAGTCTGCGTTCCACCGGAAAACTGAAGGAAAATCTCAGCCGACAGTCACAGAGGAGAAGCTGGCAGCATCGCCTCCTGAGGAAATGGCAGCATTTGTCTTCACTCCATCAAAGGAGCCGTTTCACTTCAGTTTTCTCTGA